A genomic segment from Microcoleus sp. FACHB-672 encodes:
- a CDS encoding filamentous hemagglutinin N-terminal domain-containing protein — MNQQKPETSVTANRRRFATVTHSRPTIKEDNNLKTLSQKVFLSSGLLLLSLSSFLPKAGAQIVPDATLPGNSTVTPQGNTSVIEGGTSAGTNLFHSFREFSIPTNGTAFFNNAADIQNILTRVTGGSLSNIDGLIQANGTANLFLINPNGIIFGPNAALNIGGSFLASTANQINFADGTQFSATSPQTTPLLTVSVPVGLQMGPNPGNIVVQGSYNNLSVDPETFATIRDNPPVGLQVAAGQTLALLGGNLALEGGKLTAEGGRVELGSVGGETLVTLTPMNQGMALSYPGIENFQDISLSMGASVDASSAAGRDVFVTGRRVTVTDGSSIVALTESSAPSGTLSVRASEVVEVIGTSTDGESSSLFASVNEGATGEGGNLTIEAPRLQIIDGAYVGTSTSGGKTGNLTIQASDTVEVIGTSTDGESSSLGASVSEGATGEGGNLTIETPRLRIIDGAYVGTSTSGGKTGNLTIQASDTVEVIGTSTDGESSSLGASVDEGATGEGGNLTIETPRLRIIDGAYVGTSTSGPRAGNLSVQASDTVEVIGTSTNGKSSTLGASVNEEARGEGGNLTIETPRLRIVDGAYVGTNTSGPGKAGNLTVKASDTVEVIGTSTDGESSNLETSGNEGAAGEGGNLTIETPRLRIINGAYVGTSTSGPDKAGNLSVKASDTVEVIGTSADGHSSSVLDASANKGATGEGGNLTIETARLRIINGAYVGTSTSGPGKAGNLNIQASDTVEVIGTSADGDSSSALSASANEGATGEGGNLTIETPRLRIVDGAYVGTNTSGPGKAGNLSVQASDTVEVIGTSADGQRRSGLDTETEVGAIGEGGNLTIETARLRVVDGGYVATGTSGPGKAGNLSVQASDTVEVIGTSADGSRPSGLDASVKPEATGEGGNLTIETARLRVADGAIATVSSRGEGKAGNLIVDAGSIGLSNTSSLTAETSAGGGTIELDSDTITLGGGSSITTNAQGGESGGNIDVRSSALILRQGSRITTNATGSQVTGGNLTVNTNVIAAIENSDISANSEDARGGNITINAQAIFGSVFRTPEDLERLLNTSDPLLLDPARLPSSDITATGADLSLSGTVSVNTPNVDPAQGLLNLPEIPVDATQLVASTCRRGKNQSEFTVTGRGGLPPNPYEAIADEATWIDLRPIARERANSGTEEQTTIAGNRQDSTTSPVQLIEAQGWVINSKGQVELVTQVPGVAPQTSQFIPQQCHE; from the coding sequence ATGAACCAACAGAAACCGGAAACATCTGTTACAGCTAATCGCCGACGGTTTGCCACTGTCACCCATAGCCGACCAACTATCAAGGAAGATAACAATTTAAAAACTTTAAGCCAAAAAGTGTTTTTATCTTCTGGGCTTTTACTGTTAAGTCTTTCTTCCTTTCTTCCCAAAGCTGGGGCACAAATTGTCCCGGATGCAACGTTGCCGGGGAATTCTACCGTTACCCCACAGGGCAATACGAGTGTGATTGAGGGCGGAACGAGTGCCGGCACAAATTTATTCCACAGCTTTCGAGAATTTTCTATCCCAACAAACGGTACTGCTTTCTTTAATAATGCTGCCGATATTCAAAATATCCTGACAAGGGTAACGGGGGGTTCGCTATCTAATATTGATGGGTTAATTCAAGCCAATGGCACAGCCAATTTATTTTTAATTAATCCGAATGGCATTATCTTTGGCCCCAATGCTGCACTAAATATTGGTGGCTCATTTTTAGCCAGTACAGCCAATCAAATTAACTTTGCTGATGGGACACAATTTAGTGCGACATCACCTCAAACCACGCCTTTATTAACCGTGAGTGTGCCGGTGGGGTTACAAATGGGGCCAAATCCGGGAAATATTGTGGTCCAGGGTTCTTATAACAATCTGAGTGTCGATCCAGAGACTTTTGCCACCATCAGGGATAATCCGCCTGTGGGACTTCAGGTGGCAGCCGGTCAAACCTTAGCGCTGCTGGGCGGTAATTTAGCTCTAGAAGGCGGCAAGCTAACCGCAGAAGGCGGACGAGTAGAATTGGGCAGTGTCGGGGGAGAAACACTGGTGACGCTAACCCCCATGAATCAAGGTATGGCGTTGAGCTACCCTGGCATTGAGAATTTTCAGGATATCAGTCTTTCAATGGGGGCATCGGTTGATGCCAGTAGTGCAGCGGGACGCGATGTTTTTGTAACAGGACGACGGGTGACGGTGACTGATGGTTCAAGTATTGTGGCTCTCACCGAAAGTTCCGCACCTTCGGGAACCCTGAGCGTTCGTGCATCGGAGGTGGTGGAAGTGATTGGCACTTCAACTGATGGTGAGTCTTCCAGCTTATTTGCTTCAGTCAATGAAGGAGCCACCGGAGAGGGGGGCAATTTGACCATTGAAGCCCCTCGCTTACAAATCATCGATGGGGCATATGTAGGAACCAGTACCTCTGGTGGCAAGACGGGAAACCTGACGATCCAGGCCAGCGATACGGTGGAAGTGATTGGCACTTCAACCGATGGTGAGTCTTCCAGCTTGGGTGCTTCAGTCAGTGAAGGAGCCACCGGAGAGGGGGGCAATTTGACCATTGAAACCCCTCGCTTACGAATTATTGATGGGGCATATGTAGGAACCAGTACCTCTGGTGGCAAGACGGGAAACCTGACGATCCAGGCCAGCGATACGGTGGAAGTGATTGGCACTTCAACCGATGGTGAGTCTTCCAGCTTGGGTGCTTCAGTCGATGAAGGAGCCACCGGAGAGGGGGGCAATTTGACCATTGAAACCCCTCGCTTACGAATCATTGATGGGGCATATGTAGGAACAAGTACCTCTGGCCCTAGGGCGGGAAACTTGAGCGTCCAGGCCAGCGATACGGTGGAAGTGATTGGCACTTCAACTAATGGTAAATCTTCCACCTTGGGTGCTTCAGTCAATGAAGAAGCCAGGGGAGAGGGGGGCAATTTGACCATTGAAACCCCTCGCTTACGAATCGTCGATGGGGCTTATGTAGGAACAAATACCTCTGGCCCTGGCAAGGCGGGAAACTTGACGGTCAAGGCCAGCGATACAGTGGAAGTGATTGGCACCTCAACTGATGGTGAGTCTTCCAACTTGGAGACCTCAGGCAATGAAGGAGCCGCCGGAGAGGGGGGCAATTTGACCATTGAAACCCCTCGCTTACGAATCATCAATGGGGCATATGTAGGAACCAGTACCTCTGGCCCTGACAAGGCAGGAAACTTGAGCGTCAAGGCCAGCGATACGGTGGAAGTGATTGGCACTTCAGCCGACGGTCACTCTTCCAGCGTCTTGGATGCTTCAGCCAATAAAGGAGCCACCGGAGAGGGGGGCAATTTGACCATTGAAACCGCTCGCTTGCGAATCATCAATGGGGCATATGTAGGAACAAGTACCTCTGGCCCTGGCAAGGCGGGAAACTTGAACATCCAGGCCAGCGATACGGTGGAAGTAATTGGCACTTCAGCCGATGGTGACTCTTCCAGCGCCTTAAGTGCTTCAGCCAATGAAGGAGCCACCGGAGAGGGGGGCAATTTGACCATTGAAACCCCTCGCTTACGAATCGTCGATGGGGCATATGTAGGAACAAATACCTCTGGCCCTGGCAAGGCGGGAAACTTGAGCGTCCAGGCCAGCGATACGGTGGAAGTGATTGGCACTTCAGCCGATGGTCAGCGTCGCAGCGGCTTGGATACTGAAACTGAAGTTGGAGCCATCGGAGAAGGGGGCAACTTGACCATTGAAACCGCTCGCTTACGAGTAGTCGATGGGGGATATGTCGCAACAGGTACCTCTGGTCCTGGCAAGGCGGGAAATTTGAGCGTCCAAGCCAGCGATACGGTGGAAGTGATTGGCACCTCAGCTGATGGTTCGCGTCCCAGCGGCTTGGATGCTTCAGTCAAACCCGAAGCCACCGGAGAGGGGGGCAATTTGACCATTGAAACCGCTCGCTTACGAGTAGCCGATGGAGCGATAGCTACCGTCAGCAGTCGTGGAGAAGGAAAAGCAGGCAACCTCATCGTGGATGCTGGTTCTATCGGGCTGTCAAACACTAGCAGTTTGACAGCGGAAACCTCAGCAGGAGGGGGAACTATCGAGTTAGACTCTGACACCATCACCTTGGGCGGTGGCAGCAGTATCACTACCAACGCGCAAGGCGGAGAAAGTGGGGGAAATATTGATGTGCGCTCTTCTGCCTTAATCCTGCGCCAAGGTAGTCGGATCACGACAAATGCCACCGGCTCTCAAGTCACAGGCGGGAATTTGACTGTCAATACTAATGTGATTGCGGCAATAGAAAATAGCGACATCAGCGCCAATTCTGAAGATGCCCGTGGCGGTAACATTACCATCAATGCTCAAGCCATTTTTGGTTCTGTTTTTCGCACCCCGGAAGATCTTGAACGTTTGCTCAACACCAGTGATCCGCTTTTATTAGATCCTGCCCGACTTCCGAGTAGTGACATTACCGCCACAGGTGCAGATTTATCCTTAAGTGGAACAGTGAGTGTCAACACCCCTAATGTTGACCCCGCTCAAGGATTATTAAACTTACCCGAAATCCCGGTTGATGCCACCCAATTAGTGGCTTCTACCTGCCGGCGGGGTAAGAATCAAAGCGAATTTACTGTCACCGGCAGAGGGGGTTTACCTCCGAACCCTTATGAAGCCATTGCGGATGAAGCCACTTGGATTGATTTAAGACCAATTGCCAGGGAACGAGCAAATTCTGGAACAGAGGAACAGACAACAATTGCCGGCAACAGGCAAGATTCAACAACTAGCCCTGTCCAACTGATTGAAGCGCAAGGATGGGTGATTAATTCCAAAGGGCAAGTGGAACTCGTCACACAAGTGCCGGGAGTAGCGCCTCAAACTTCCCAATTTATTCCACAGCAATGCCATGAATAA
- a CDS encoding DUF928 domain-containing protein, whose amino-acid sequence MTELNSRLRPAFFLLVIFNTLTINFIPSHALALLSLSQGKALPSKTIEVADYKPPKGIGTPETVGGGTRGGKCEQDEKSAVPLLTALMPDLIPDTAEFGVTVSESPQFFVYLPETSARKAEFVLKDENEKDLYRSEDIPISGQSSIVSVSLPKEQIKLEPGKNYHWYFSVICNPDNRRKDIFVEGWTQHTEMSLEVASQIQKAAPQERAKLYAEAGIWHEAVATLAELRRETPDDPALAQEWQTLLESAGLKQMAELSVDLPFTMTVLESSP is encoded by the coding sequence ATGACTGAACTAAACTCACGCCTGCGTCCTGCATTTTTTTTGCTTGTAATTTTTAATACATTAACGATTAACTTTATACCGAGCCACGCCCTAGCTCTGCTCTCGCTCAGCCAAGGGAAAGCATTGCCTAGTAAAACCATTGAGGTCGCGGATTATAAACCGCCAAAAGGGATAGGAACACCGGAAACCGTAGGCGGGGGAACTCGTGGAGGAAAATGCGAACAGGACGAAAAAAGTGCCGTGCCGCTGTTAACTGCACTGATGCCAGATTTGATACCAGACACGGCTGAATTTGGAGTGACGGTGTCAGAGTCTCCTCAATTTTTTGTTTATCTCCCTGAAACTTCTGCTCGAAAGGCAGAATTTGTTTTGAAGGATGAAAACGAAAAGGATCTCTATAGATCAGAAGATATTCCAATTTCTGGGCAATCGTCTATCGTCAGTGTCAGCTTACCGAAGGAGCAAATAAAATTAGAACCTGGCAAGAATTATCACTGGTATTTTTCAGTGATTTGTAACCCAGATAACCGCCGAAAAGATATTTTTGTAGAGGGGTGGACTCAGCACACTGAAATGAGTTTAGAGGTGGCGAGTCAGATCCAGAAAGCAGCGCCCCAAGAACGCGCAAAATTATATGCGGAAGCGGGAATTTGGCATGAAGCTGTGGCAACTTTAGCTGAATTACGCCGCGAAACCCCTGACGATCCAGCATTAGCGCAAGAGTGGCAAACACTTTTAGAATCAGCCGGCTTGAAACAAATGGCTGAGTTGTCGGTTGATCTTCCCTTTACCATGACTGTGCTAGAAAGTTCACCTTGA
- a CDS encoding CHASE2 domain-containing protein, which produces MWEKIRHILVRESPSVLLRASGVAGLLIALRLTGLLQLLEWAALDQFFRLRPQEPVDSRIVIVGISESDIQKAGQWPIPDSTIAQLIEKLKQQQPSAIGLDIYRDLPVGAGHQNLIKVLKTTPNLIGVKRVSRDGTGFAVNPSPILTKLDQVGANNLVLDPDGKIRRGLLFLETKNGESIMSFGLKLAFIYLESKGIKPENAAVNSDYLQLAQAVFVRLRANDGSYIRTNYKGYQILMNFRGPQKTFKIVSMTDVLENRVAPDFARNRVVLIGSTALSLQDYFHTPYDSGLNTAPNPTSGVEIHANLISQIISAALDNRPLIKVWSEPLEMLWIFGWSVIGATSVWMGRYAAGKKTYYSVSWTGVTILIAGSLLIGGSFIAFLGGWWIPLVPSVLALAGSVSAITAYIANIERAERQTVMNLFGRHVTPKIAEAIWEDRDKILEEGQLQGQEMIATVLFTDLKGFSSIAEGMEPKVLMSWLNEYMSAMAQIVLDCDGAIDKFIGDAVMAVFGVPIAATTPEEIALDAQKAVKCALGMAEALKSLNRQWRMQGKPTVAMRVGIATGTVVVGSLGSNQRQDYTIIGDTVNIASRLESFDKSIDGGICRILIAEETCQYTQDKFATELIGTVLLKGREQPVKVYQVPVE; this is translated from the coding sequence ATGTGGGAAAAAATCAGACATATCCTAGTTAGAGAATCACCGAGTGTCTTGCTTAGAGCTTCTGGTGTTGCCGGCCTGTTAATAGCCCTGCGCTTAACCGGCTTACTACAACTTCTGGAATGGGCAGCACTCGATCAATTTTTTCGCCTGCGTCCCCAAGAGCCGGTAGATTCTCGCATCGTTATTGTTGGAATTTCTGAGTCAGATATCCAAAAAGCTGGTCAATGGCCTATCCCTGATTCTACGATTGCCCAGTTAATTGAAAAACTGAAACAACAGCAGCCAAGTGCCATTGGACTAGATATTTATCGAGACTTACCTGTAGGAGCCGGTCATCAAAATTTAATCAAAGTTTTGAAAACTACGCCTAATCTAATTGGAGTTAAAAGAGTCAGTCGAGATGGCACCGGCTTTGCAGTCAATCCCTCACCAATCTTGACTAAACTTGATCAAGTAGGAGCAAATAATCTCGTATTAGATCCAGACGGCAAAATCCGTCGCGGCTTGCTATTTTTGGAAACAAAAAATGGTGAAAGTATAATGAGCTTTGGGCTGAAGTTGGCTTTCATTTATCTTGAAAGTAAGGGAATTAAACCTGAAAACGCAGCTGTCAATTCCGACTATTTACAATTAGCTCAAGCAGTCTTTGTGCGTTTAAGAGCAAATGATGGCAGTTATATCCGCACAAATTACAAAGGCTACCAAATATTAATGAACTTTAGGGGGCCGCAAAAGACGTTCAAAATTGTATCAATGACCGATGTATTGGAAAATCGAGTTGCACCAGATTTCGCACGCAATCGAGTGGTTTTAATCGGCTCAACGGCTCTTAGTTTGCAAGATTACTTCCATACTCCTTATGATAGCGGGCTGAATACAGCGCCTAACCCAACCTCTGGTGTAGAAATTCATGCTAACTTAATCAGCCAAATTATTAGTGCGGCACTGGATAACCGGCCTCTTATTAAAGTTTGGTCTGAACCCTTAGAAATGTTATGGATTTTTGGTTGGTCAGTGATTGGGGCAACCTCAGTTTGGATGGGGCGATATGCTGCCGGCAAAAAGACTTATTACTCAGTTTCTTGGACAGGGGTCACGATTTTAATTGCCGGCAGCCTTCTGATAGGGGGTTCTTTCATCGCTTTTCTAGGCGGTTGGTGGATTCCGCTTGTTCCCTCAGTCCTTGCTTTAGCCGGCTCTGTAAGCGCAATTACAGCTTATATTGCTAATATTGAACGTGCAGAACGCCAAACAGTGATGAATTTATTTGGCCGGCACGTTACTCCTAAAATAGCCGAAGCAATCTGGGAAGATCGGGATAAAATTCTCGAAGAAGGACAGTTACAGGGACAAGAAATGATTGCAACTGTTCTGTTTACAGATTTAAAAGGTTTCAGCAGTATTGCTGAAGGAATGGAACCTAAAGTCTTGATGTCTTGGCTGAACGAATATATGAGTGCAATGGCTCAAATTGTTCTTGATTGTGATGGTGCAATTGATAAATTTATTGGCGATGCAGTTATGGCAGTTTTCGGCGTTCCCATTGCCGCCACCACGCCTGAAGAAATTGCTTTAGATGCTCAAAAAGCGGTGAAGTGTGCCTTGGGAATGGCAGAGGCTTTGAAATCGCTAAACCGGCAGTGGCGAATGCAAGGGAAGCCGACTGTTGCCATGCGAGTTGGAATCGCCACCGGCACAGTGGTTGTTGGCAGCTTGGGATCTAATCAGAGACAAGATTACACCATTATTGGCGATACGGTTAATATCGCCTCCCGCTTGGAAAGTTTTGATAAGTCGATTGATGGCGGGATTTGCCGGATTTTAATTGCTGAAGAAACTTGCCAATACACCCAGGACAAATTTGCCACAGAACTGATTGGGACTGTTTTATTGAAAGGCCGCGAACAGCCGGTTAAGGTTTATCAAGTGCCGGTTGAGTGA
- the glmS gene encoding glutamine--fructose-6-phosphate transaminase (isomerizing) gives MCGIVGYIGTQNASEILLAGLEKLEYRGYDSAGLATVWEGEIHCVRAKGKLQNLREKLAGVETPAQIGIGHTRWATHGRPEEYNAHPHTDTARRVAVVQNGIIENYRELRDALKSRGHEFRSDTDTEVIPHLIAEYLAEPLVEAPAFVPLLSPFLEAVRKAVNHLKGAFAIAVVCAEYPDEMVVARQQAPLVIGFGQGEFFCASDTPALVAHTRAVLPLENGELARLTPLGVEVYNFSGDRLKKTPRTLSWNPVLVEKQGFRHFMAKEIYEQPGVVRSCLDAYFHGDWHPEAGYSPVKLGLPDELLADLEHVQILACGTSWHAGLVGKYLLEQLAEIPTMVQYASEFRYAPAPLTPNTLTVGISQSGETADTLAALAMEQQRRLAKSEKFHARLLGITNRPESSLGHLVPNIIDTCAGIEIGVAATKTFVTQLMAFYGLALDLAYRRKTLPLTRIEEIIQGLRQLPAQIELILESQERYIEELAHEFADTKDFIFLGRGINFPIALEGALKLKEISYIHAEGYPAGEMKHGPIALLDAKVPVVAIAMPGSVFEKVLSNAQEAKARDSQLIGVTPMNDREAAETFDKLLPVPVVDELLSPILTVIPLQLLAYHIAARRGLDVDQPRNLAKSVTVE, from the coding sequence ATGTGCGGAATCGTTGGCTATATTGGCACCCAAAACGCAAGCGAAATTTTGCTGGCAGGCTTAGAGAAACTCGAATACCGGGGTTACGATTCTGCCGGCCTTGCGACTGTCTGGGAAGGTGAAATTCACTGCGTCAGGGCGAAAGGTAAACTCCAAAACCTGCGAGAAAAGCTTGCCGGTGTGGAAACGCCAGCCCAGATTGGCATCGGACATACCCGCTGGGCAACTCACGGCAGACCAGAAGAGTACAACGCCCACCCGCATACGGATACGGCAAGACGAGTGGCAGTTGTGCAAAATGGGATTATTGAAAACTACCGCGAGTTGCGCGACGCTCTAAAATCTAGGGGCCACGAATTCCGCTCGGATACCGATACTGAGGTGATCCCCCACTTAATCGCTGAGTATCTGGCAGAACCTCTGGTGGAGGCACCGGCATTTGTCCCCTTGCTGTCTCCATTTCTAGAAGCGGTACGGAAAGCAGTCAATCACCTAAAAGGGGCGTTTGCAATCGCCGTTGTCTGTGCCGAGTATCCCGACGAAATGGTTGTCGCCAGACAGCAGGCTCCGCTCGTGATCGGTTTTGGGCAAGGTGAGTTTTTCTGTGCTTCAGATACGCCGGCACTGGTGGCTCATACTCGTGCAGTGTTACCTCTGGAAAATGGCGAACTGGCGCGACTGACCCCGTTAGGGGTTGAAGTTTACAATTTTTCGGGTGATCGCTTAAAGAAAACTCCCCGCACCCTGAGCTGGAACCCCGTGCTTGTGGAAAAGCAGGGCTTCCGGCACTTCATGGCTAAGGAAATTTATGAGCAACCGGGAGTTGTGCGCTCTTGTTTGGACGCATATTTTCACGGAGATTGGCACCCAGAAGCGGGCTATTCACCCGTAAAATTGGGTTTGCCAGATGAACTGCTGGCAGATTTGGAACACGTTCAAATTCTTGCTTGTGGCACGAGTTGGCACGCCGGGTTGGTGGGTAAATATCTGTTAGAGCAGCTGGCAGAAATTCCGACAATGGTGCAGTATGCCTCGGAATTTCGTTACGCACCGGCACCACTGACACCCAACACACTAACCGTTGGCATCAGTCAGTCTGGGGAAACGGCAGATACTCTGGCGGCTTTGGCAATGGAACAGCAGCGCCGTCTCGCTAAATCGGAAAAGTTTCACGCTAGACTTTTGGGAATTACGAATCGGCCTGAGTCGTCGCTGGGCCACTTAGTCCCTAATATTATTGATACTTGTGCCGGTATCGAAATTGGGGTGGCTGCAACGAAAACGTTTGTTACTCAGCTAATGGCGTTTTATGGGTTAGCTTTAGATTTGGCGTATCGGCGCAAAACGTTGCCACTAACCAGAATAGAGGAAATTATTCAAGGGTTGCGCCAACTGCCGGCGCAAATTGAGTTGATTTTGGAGAGTCAGGAACGCTATATCGAAGAGTTAGCTCACGAGTTTGCCGACACGAAAGATTTTATCTTTTTAGGGCGCGGAATTAATTTTCCGATCGCTTTAGAAGGGGCACTGAAACTGAAGGAAATCAGTTATATTCACGCCGAAGGCTATCCCGCTGGGGAAATGAAGCACGGACCGATCGCGCTACTAGATGCGAAGGTGCCGGTGGTTGCGATCGCGATGCCGGGGAGCGTATTTGAAAAAGTGCTTTCTAATGCCCAGGAAGCCAAGGCGCGAGACTCACAATTAATTGGGGTAACACCCATGAATGATCGTGAGGCGGCTGAGACCTTTGACAAGCTGCTGCCGGTGCCGGTGGTTGATGAGTTGCTGTCTCCAATTTTGACAGTTATTCCATTACAATTACTGGCTTATCATATTGCTGCACGTCGCGGTTTGGATGTGGATCAACCAAGAAATTTAGCCAAGTCTGTAACCGTTGAGTAA
- the psaC gene encoding photosystem I iron-sulfur center protein PsaC encodes MSHTVKIYDTCIGCTQCVRACPTDVLEMVPWDGCKAGQIASSPRTEDCVGCKRCETACPTDFLSIRVYLGAETTRSMGLAY; translated from the coding sequence ATGTCTCATACAGTCAAAATCTACGATACCTGCATTGGCTGCACTCAGTGCGTCCGCGCTTGCCCTACAGACGTTTTGGAAATGGTGCCCTGGGATGGCTGCAAAGCCGGCCAGATCGCTTCATCTCCTCGGACTGAAGATTGTGTCGGTTGCAAACGTTGTGAAACGGCTTGCCCCACCGACTTTCTGAGCATCCGGGTCTACCTGGGGGCGGAAACAACTCGCAGCATGGGCTTGGCGTACTAA
- a CDS encoding PAS domain-containing sensor histidine kinase, producing the protein MYAPDNPEVFQRFLEHAPAAVAMLDCQMRYLLTSRRWLTDCGQGDQNIIGRSHYEFLPLFQKQDLSRWQDIYASCLAGSGEHREREYFTRSDGVPVWIEWEIRAWKTAAGEIGGLILSRSDITEHKQTEAELRQINEELEMRAEACATHLRHTTIALQAERVERQRIAEVHKVLQFSINRAGDAVFWVTPEAQLFYVNDAACLSLGYSREELLSRSLQHINPDFPPYIWSEYWEEIKQLGSIRLESQHCTKDGHIFPVELTINYFKVNGHEYNCIFARDITERKEAEAELYQAKSAAEAANRARSSFLANMSHELRTPLTAIIGYSELLQEDAQELGLGQMDFIADLQTINTAGKQLLGVLSEILDFSKIESGQMELDLNTFDVAALIKEVQTRVQPLLVANSNTLIVNCPNDMGTMHADWIKVRQILLNLLDNATKFTEHGSIILDVSREEDPELQLLTSRANAEPASDTGTGGWIRFQVRDTGIGMTQEQLPTIFQAFTQADESTTRRYGGTGMGLAISRSFCQMMGGEIIVESELGAGSTFSVYLPLYVREEEAGSQG; encoded by the coding sequence ATGTACGCCCCAGACAATCCAGAGGTCTTCCAGCGGTTTTTGGAACACGCCCCTGCGGCGGTAGCAATGCTTGATTGCCAGATGCGCTACCTGCTGACTTCTCGCAGGTGGCTGACGGATTGCGGCCAGGGCGACCAAAATATTATTGGTCGCTCTCATTATGAATTTCTGCCCCTATTTCAAAAACAGGATTTGTCTCGGTGGCAGGACATTTACGCTTCGTGTTTAGCAGGATCAGGAGAACACCGAGAACGAGAGTATTTCACCCGATCAGATGGTGTGCCGGTTTGGATCGAGTGGGAAATCCGGGCTTGGAAGACAGCAGCCGGTGAAATTGGTGGCCTGATCCTGAGCCGGTCTGACATTACAGAACACAAACAAACCGAAGCCGAACTCAGACAAATCAATGAAGAGTTAGAAATGAGAGCTGAGGCGTGCGCCACCCATTTAAGACATACCACCATCGCTTTGCAAGCAGAGCGGGTAGAGCGGCAGCGGATCGCAGAGGTTCACAAAGTCCTACAATTCTCCATCAATCGGGCTGGGGATGCTGTATTTTGGGTAACACCTGAGGCGCAGTTATTTTACGTTAACGATGCCGCTTGCTTGTCCCTGGGCTACTCCCGCGAGGAGTTGCTCTCACGCTCGTTGCAGCACATCAACCCAGATTTTCCCCCTTATATCTGGTCGGAATACTGGGAAGAAATCAAGCAACTTGGCTCTATTCGGCTAGAATCTCAGCACTGTACTAAAGATGGCCACATTTTCCCAGTAGAGTTAACCATCAATTATTTTAAAGTCAATGGTCATGAGTACAATTGCATCTTTGCGCGGGACATCACCGAGCGCAAGGAAGCCGAGGCAGAATTGTACCAGGCCAAGAGTGCAGCAGAAGCGGCCAATCGAGCCAGAAGTTCGTTTCTGGCAAATATGAGTCATGAACTCCGCACACCCTTAACCGCCATTATTGGTTATAGCGAACTGCTGCAAGAAGATGCTCAGGAGTTAGGCTTAGGCCAGATGGATTTTATTGCTGACCTCCAGACTATCAATACAGCCGGTAAGCAGTTACTGGGAGTGCTCAGCGAAATTCTCGATTTCTCGAAGATTGAATCGGGTCAGATGGAACTCGATCTCAATACGTTCGATGTGGCAGCCTTAATTAAGGAAGTCCAGACCCGAGTTCAACCGTTGCTCGTTGCTAACAGCAACACGTTGATCGTAAATTGCCCAAATGATATGGGCACAATGCACGCTGATTGGATCAAGGTGCGGCAGATACTCTTAAACTTGCTGGACAACGCCACCAAATTTACAGAGCATGGCTCGATTATCCTTGATGTTTCCCGTGAAGAAGATCCTGAGTTGCAACTGCTAACTTCTAGGGCAAATGCGGAACCGGCTTCTGACACCGGCACTGGGGGTTGGATCAGGTTTCAAGTCCGCGACACCGGCATTGGGATGACACAAGAACAGCTGCCGACGATTTTCCAGGCATTCACTCAGGCAGATGAGTCTACAACGCGCCGCTACGGAGGCACCGGCATGGGACTGGCCATCAGTCGCAGTTTTTGTCAAATGATGGGCGGTGAAATTATTGTGGAAAGCGAGTTGGGGGCCGGTTCTACGTTCAGCGTTTATCTGCCGCTTTACGTGAGGGAGGAGGAAGCAGGGAGTCAAGGCTAG